One window from the genome of Bradyrhizobium xenonodulans encodes:
- a CDS encoding helix-turn-helix domain-containing protein: MKQRSAGKPDIELGKRIRLRRVEMKISQAELGEKLGVSFQQVQKYEKGVNRVGAARLQQIASALDVPVTFFYDGDNKAREVESLLFLDSAFSLRLLRAYSKIKDQTVQRQLVSLMESIAANEA, from the coding sequence ATGAAGCAGCGCAGTGCCGGCAAGCCGGACATCGAGCTCGGCAAGCGGATCCGTCTGCGCCGCGTCGAGATGAAGATCTCGCAGGCTGAGCTCGGCGAAAAGCTCGGCGTCAGCTTCCAGCAGGTCCAGAAATACGAGAAGGGCGTCAATCGCGTCGGCGCGGCTCGGCTTCAGCAGATCGCCTCCGCCCTCGATGTGCCCGTGACCTTCTTCTATGACGGCGACAACAAGGCGCGCGAAGTGGAGAGCCTGCTCTTCCTCGACAGCGCCTTCAGCCTCCGGCTGCTGCGCGCCTACAGCAAGATCAAGGACCAGACGGTGCAGCGTCAGCTCGTCTCGCTGATGGAATCGATCGCGGCGAACGAGGCCTGA
- a CDS encoding LysR family transcriptional regulator: protein MHSLAERGVPLEERPKINISGLSDWDAARIFLEVVRRGSFRSAAERLSLSINAVRRRIDDFERQTGTTLFTRDVHGTHLTDEGALVVSAVERMEAAAFDVLRTSDSTANALSGEVRVAVTEGLGTFWLAPRLVEFQQTYPKILVDLHCAMRSADVSRHEADVAIHLSRPSALDVKLVRLGRMHLMFWASEKYLEKHGTPRSALELIKHRLVLQFADQLAAKETFESFFPGVPERDLLVMKTNVSSANYWAVANGAGIGVFPSYAIALGGKLIPLEVELNRSLDIWLSYHPGSGRIPRVRHMIDWLIEAFNPARFPWFKEEFVHPHEFKDSYMGEPLTQLFGGFSTEEQR, encoded by the coding sequence ATGCACTCCTTGGCGGAAAGGGGCGTTCCACTGGAAGAACGCCCAAAGATCAATATCAGCGGCCTCTCCGATTGGGATGCGGCCCGCATATTCCTGGAAGTCGTTCGACGCGGCAGTTTCCGTTCGGCGGCCGAACGCCTCTCGCTGTCGATCAACGCCGTCCGCCGCCGGATCGATGATTTCGAACGCCAGACCGGCACCACCCTTTTCACCCGCGACGTCCATGGTACGCATCTGACCGACGAAGGCGCGCTGGTGGTCTCCGCTGTCGAGCGCATGGAGGCGGCTGCCTTCGACGTGCTGCGCACCAGCGATTCGACGGCCAACGCCCTGTCCGGCGAGGTCCGCGTCGCCGTGACCGAGGGCCTGGGTACGTTCTGGCTCGCCCCGCGGCTGGTCGAATTCCAGCAGACCTATCCGAAGATCCTGGTGGATCTGCATTGCGCGATGCGCTCGGCCGACGTCTCCCGTCACGAGGCCGACGTCGCCATCCATCTGTCGCGTCCCTCGGCGCTCGACGTCAAGCTGGTGCGGCTCGGCCGCATGCATCTGATGTTCTGGGCTTCGGAAAAATACCTCGAGAAACACGGCACGCCGCGCTCGGCCCTCGAATTGATCAAGCACCGCCTGGTGCTGCAATTCGCCGACCAGCTCGCTGCCAAGGAAACTTTCGAGAGCTTCTTCCCTGGCGTTCCGGAGCGTGACCTTCTGGTCATGAAGACCAACGTCTCGAGCGCCAACTACTGGGCGGTCGCGAATGGCGCCGGCATCGGCGTATTCCCGAGCTACGCCATTGCGCTTGGCGGGAAGTTGATTCCACTGGAGGTCGAGTTGAACCGATCGCTGGATATCTGGTTGTCCTACCATCCCGGTAGCGGCAGGATTCCACGCGTGCGGCACATGATTGACTGGCTGATCGAAGCTTTCAATCCGGCTCGCTTCCCGTGGTTTAAGGAAGAGTTCGTGCATCCGCATGAATTCAAGGACTCGTATATGGGCGAACCCCTGACCCAGCTCTTCGGGGGATTTTCAACCGAAGAACAAAGGTGA
- a CDS encoding cytochrome c biogenesis CcdA family protein gives MQNVSIPAALIAGLVSFLSPCVLPLVPPYLIYLTGATIEHVESDEEASASKRAIMMAAVLFVLGFSTVFVALGASASLVGGLIRAWSAELSILAGIVIIIMGLHFLGLTRIGLLMREGRLPIPKPVGLWGAYIMGLAFAFGWTPCIGPILAAILSIAAAEATVTKGAGLLAVYSAGLGIPFLIAALMIEQFSKLFARMKGHLVNVERAMGVLMVITGIGFLTGAVSNVSIWLLETFPALQSIG, from the coding sequence ATGCAAAATGTTTCGATCCCGGCGGCGCTGATTGCCGGCCTCGTCAGCTTCCTCTCTCCCTGCGTCCTGCCTCTGGTCCCGCCCTATCTGATCTATCTGACGGGCGCCACGATCGAGCATGTCGAGAGCGACGAGGAGGCCTCCGCCTCCAAGCGTGCGATCATGATGGCCGCGGTGCTGTTCGTGCTCGGCTTCTCCACGGTGTTCGTGGCGCTCGGTGCCAGTGCCTCGCTGGTCGGCGGACTGATCCGCGCCTGGTCGGCCGAGCTCTCGATCCTCGCCGGCATCGTCATCATCATCATGGGTCTGCACTTCCTGGGGCTGACGCGGATCGGCCTGTTGATGCGCGAGGGGCGGCTGCCGATCCCCAAGCCGGTCGGTCTCTGGGGCGCCTACATCATGGGCCTCGCCTTCGCTTTCGGCTGGACCCCCTGCATCGGCCCGATCCTCGCCGCGATCCTCTCGATCGCCGCGGCGGAGGCCACGGTGACGAAGGGCGCGGGCCTGCTCGCGGTCTATTCCGCGGGCCTCGGCATTCCCTTCCTGATCGCCGCGCTGATGATCGAGCAGTTCTCAAAGCTGTTCGCGCGCATGAAGGGGCATCTCGTCAATGTCGAGCGCGCCATGGGCGTGCTGATGGTCATCACCGGCATCGGCTTCCTCACCGGCGCGGTGTCGAATGTGAGCATCTGGCTGCTGGAGACGTTCCCGGCGTTGCAGTCGATCGGGTAG
- a CDS encoding mandelate racemase/muconate lactonizing enzyme family protein has translation MKITKVRTHILEAKLSQPFAYSRAWYDTRTAMLVEIETDDGLTGWGECYGPARMTAAVVQSIAPWLIGEDPLRTDVLWQMVYARLRDHGQKGVVIQGLSGIDIALWDIKGKHFGVPAHQLLGGAARREVPAYATGLYRRRSGDPLKYLPEEAAGYVAEGFRAVKLKVGFGIAEDAAVTRAVREAIGPDVALMVDANHAYDAVAAIRLGRMIERYDIGWFEEPVPPEDVAGYRAVKSALTIPIAGGECEFTRFGFRDLFASHALDIAQPDTCAAGGLSECKKIADMSEAFGIRYNPHVWGTGIAIAASLQLLAVLPSHTPTSLAPLEPVLEFDRTEHPIRQTILKQPIEHKNGVVRVPDGPGLGIEIDREALARFAVN, from the coding sequence ATGAAGATTACCAAGGTTCGCACACATATCCTCGAGGCAAAGCTCTCGCAGCCCTTCGCCTACTCGCGCGCCTGGTACGACACGCGCACCGCGATGCTGGTCGAGATCGAGACCGATGACGGCCTGACCGGATGGGGCGAATGCTACGGGCCGGCGCGGATGACGGCGGCGGTGGTGCAGAGCATCGCGCCATGGCTGATCGGCGAGGATCCGCTGCGCACCGACGTGCTGTGGCAGATGGTCTACGCGCGCTTGCGCGATCACGGCCAGAAGGGCGTCGTGATCCAGGGACTGAGCGGCATCGACATCGCGCTGTGGGACATCAAGGGCAAGCATTTCGGCGTGCCCGCGCATCAGCTTCTCGGCGGCGCGGCGCGTAGAGAAGTGCCGGCCTACGCAACCGGCCTCTACCGGCGCAGGTCCGGAGATCCGCTCAAATATTTGCCGGAGGAAGCGGCCGGATACGTCGCGGAGGGATTCCGCGCCGTGAAGCTGAAGGTCGGCTTCGGCATCGCGGAGGATGCCGCGGTCACACGCGCGGTGCGCGAGGCGATCGGCCCCGACGTCGCGCTGATGGTCGATGCGAACCACGCCTACGACGCCGTCGCGGCGATTCGGCTCGGCCGCATGATCGAGCGTTACGACATCGGATGGTTCGAGGAGCCGGTGCCGCCGGAGGACGTTGCCGGATATCGCGCGGTGAAATCGGCGCTGACGATTCCGATCGCCGGCGGCGAATGCGAATTCACCCGCTTCGGCTTCCGCGACCTGTTCGCCTCGCATGCCCTCGACATCGCCCAGCCCGACACCTGCGCGGCCGGCGGCCTCTCCGAATGCAAGAAGATCGCCGACATGAGCGAGGCGTTCGGCATCCGCTACAATCCGCATGTCTGGGGCACCGGGATTGCGATCGCAGCCTCGCTCCAACTCCTCGCCGTACTGCCCTCGCACACGCCGACCTCGCTGGCGCCGCTCGAGCCCGTGCTCGAATTCGACCGCACCGAGCATCCGATCCGGCAGACGATCCTCAAACAGCCGATCGAGCACAAGAACGGCGTCGTGCGGGTGCCTGATGGGCCAGGTCTCGGGATCGAGATCGATCGCGAGGCGCTGGCGCGGTTCGCGGTGAATTAA
- a CDS encoding sensor histidine kinase: MLPLIVFAVGLAYSNYRQDRSDATRRVLETVRSMRLVLDSEVQRMTGGLQVLALSSALQSGDFDGFRRLAAGFISQYGEDSVLLLADRSGHQLFSTVTTETTNLPPRNNREIVERVFASKAPQYSDLFTGSTKKRPIVTVEVPVLRNDEVVYALSFSPPIATFQKLVEQQRPNDQWTVSLLDTKGRVFARAPNPAETFGKQASGALSDAMARTPEATLSTVSLDSVALASAYTRSHLTGWTVVAGVAESSLIAPLWRNIAITSLIGGILLLVGLTFAVRMATTIARGEMLHNLLIDELNHRVKNTLALMQAIAVQTFRTSSREERAKFEGRLGALAEAHNLLSQEKWAGSELRDVIARALQPFLLSNPDRIRMAGPAVPLSPRLAVVLSMIVHEIATNAAKYGALSNETGRVTLDWAVIADTPKPRLRLIWTEIGGPPVTAPVQRGFGSRLIERSARDQLGGEATVDFLPRGVVCTVVCALDEAR, translated from the coding sequence ATGTTGCCGCTGATCGTCTTTGCGGTTGGGCTTGCGTATTCCAATTATCGCCAGGACCGCAGCGATGCCACGCGCCGGGTGCTGGAGACGGTGCGCAGCATGCGCCTCGTGCTCGATTCCGAAGTGCAGCGGATGACGGGCGGCTTGCAGGTACTCGCGCTCAGCAGCGCCTTGCAAAGCGGTGACTTCGACGGCTTCCGGCGGCTGGCGGCCGGCTTCATCAGCCAGTATGGCGAGGACAGCGTCCTGCTGCTGGCCGACAGGTCGGGACATCAGCTATTTTCGACCGTCACGACAGAAACGACGAACCTGCCGCCTCGCAACAATCGCGAGATCGTCGAGCGGGTATTCGCGAGCAAGGCGCCGCAATATTCCGACCTGTTCACCGGCTCGACCAAGAAACGGCCGATCGTGACCGTCGAAGTTCCCGTGCTGCGCAACGACGAGGTCGTCTACGCGCTCTCCTTCAGCCCGCCGATCGCGACATTCCAGAAACTGGTCGAGCAGCAGCGACCGAACGATCAATGGACGGTGTCGCTGCTGGATACCAAGGGTCGCGTGTTCGCGCGCGCGCCCAACCCGGCCGAGACGTTCGGCAAGCAGGCCTCCGGCGCGCTGAGCGATGCGATGGCTCGGACCCCGGAGGCGACCCTCTCCACCGTCTCGCTCGACAGCGTCGCGCTGGCCTCCGCCTATACCAGGTCGCATCTGACCGGCTGGACGGTCGTGGCCGGTGTCGCCGAGAGCTCGCTGATCGCGCCGCTCTGGCGCAACATCGCGATCACCAGCCTGATCGGCGGCATCCTGCTGCTGGTCGGCCTCACCTTCGCGGTCAGGATGGCGACCACGATCGCGCGCGGCGAGATGCTGCACAATCTGCTGATCGATGAGCTCAACCATCGCGTCAAGAACACGCTGGCCCTGATGCAGGCGATCGCGGTGCAGACTTTCCGGACTTCGAGCCGGGAGGAGCGGGCCAAGTTCGAAGGGCGCCTGGGCGCGCTCGCCGAGGCGCATAATCTGCTGAGCCAGGAGAAATGGGCGGGCTCCGAGCTCCGGGACGTGATCGCCCGCGCGCTCCAGCCGTTCCTGCTGAGCAATCCCGATCGCATCCGGATGGCCGGCCCCGCGGTGCCGCTGTCGCCGCGACTCGCCGTGGTGCTGTCGATGATCGTGCACGAGATCGCCACCAACGCGGCCAAATACGGCGCGCTGTCCAACGAGACCGGCCGGGTGACGCTGGACTGGGCGGTCATCGCCGATACGCCGAAGCCGCGGCTGCGCCTGATCTGGACCGAAATCGGCGGCCCGCCGGTGACGGCGCCCGTGCAACGCGGTTTCGGCTCGCGCCTGATCGAGCGCAGCGCGCGCGATCAGCTCGGCGGTGAGGCAACCGTCGACTTCCTGCCGCGCGGCGTCGTCTGCACGGTGGTGTGCGCGCTGGACGAGGCGCGCTGA
- a CDS encoding DUF1236 domain-containing protein encodes MKKLFLLSAAMVLISTGAFAQSTVVTTTGTGHAATVQIEPQYRTRIKSYVTEHHLRPVTTKEKIIVGATVPSEVELEAVPSDWGPSLTKYRYVYSGERVMLVDPGTRTVVQEID; translated from the coding sequence ATGAAAAAGCTGTTTTTGCTTTCCGCAGCGATGGTACTGATTTCGACCGGCGCGTTCGCGCAGTCCACCGTGGTCACCACCACCGGAACCGGTCATGCGGCGACCGTTCAGATCGAGCCGCAATATCGCACCAGGATCAAATCCTACGTCACCGAGCATCACCTGCGTCCGGTGACGACGAAGGAGAAGATCATCGTCGGCGCGACGGTTCCGAGCGAGGTCGAGCTTGAAGCCGTGCCGTCGGACTGGGGTCCGTCGCTCACGAAATATCGCTATGTCTATTCCGGCGAGCGCGTGATGCTGGTCGATCCCGGCACGCGGACCGTCGTCCAGGAAATCGATTGA
- a CDS encoding TRAP transporter substrate-binding protein yields MKRRSFLAGIGATTAAAAIGMPSILRAQAPITLNGAVQFNDDHAFNRALIRFEELVKKYYGKPVNFTLHKNSSLGLEKQYFEYMSQGKAVDYGIVSPAHMSTFAKAAPFIDAPFVFKGIEHMNKVVEANILAPIADEVAAKAEVVLIGYSGGGIRNIFANKPLKNLADLKGLKVRVQGAPIWSKTFAAVGMSPTVIAYNEIYNAIQNGVIAAGENEAAGVEAMKFYEVAPHLSLTQHAVSIRPICFSVKTLKTLPKDLQDAIMKAGKEAGDYGRQLESSEEVVKLDALEKAGKLKRVPFEERDAMKKLADPVMATYAKEIGAEGIFEKINVV; encoded by the coding sequence ATGAAGCGAAGGTCATTTCTCGCTGGTATCGGTGCGACCACTGCGGCGGCTGCGATCGGCATGCCGTCGATTCTCAGGGCGCAAGCGCCGATCACGCTGAACGGCGCGGTTCAGTTCAACGACGACCACGCCTTCAACCGGGCGCTGATCCGGTTCGAGGAGCTGGTCAAGAAGTATTACGGCAAGCCCGTCAACTTCACGCTGCACAAGAACTCCTCGCTCGGCCTCGAGAAGCAGTATTTCGAGTACATGTCGCAGGGCAAGGCGGTCGACTACGGCATCGTCTCGCCGGCCCACATGTCGACCTTCGCCAAGGCGGCCCCGTTCATCGATGCGCCCTTCGTCTTCAAGGGCATCGAGCACATGAACAAGGTCGTCGAAGCCAATATCCTGGCGCCGATCGCCGACGAGGTCGCGGCCAAGGCCGAGGTCGTTCTGATCGGTTATTCCGGCGGCGGTATCCGCAACATTTTCGCCAACAAGCCGCTCAAGAATCTCGCCGATCTCAAGGGCCTCAAGGTGCGCGTGCAGGGCGCGCCGATCTGGTCGAAGACCTTTGCGGCGGTCGGCATGAGCCCGACGGTGATCGCCTATAACGAAATCTACAACGCGATCCAGAACGGCGTGATAGCGGCCGGCGAGAACGAGGCGGCCGGCGTCGAGGCGATGAAGTTCTACGAGGTCGCCCCGCATCTCAGCCTGACCCAGCACGCGGTGTCGATCCGGCCGATCTGCTTCTCGGTGAAGACGCTGAAGACCTTGCCCAAGGATTTGCAGGACGCGATCATGAAGGCCGGCAAGGAAGCGGGCGACTACGGCCGACAACTGGAGTCGAGCGAGGAGGTTGTCAAGCTCGACGCGCTCGAGAAGGCCGGCAAGCTCAAACGGGTCCCATTCGAAGAGCGGGACGCGATGAAGAAGCTCGCCGACCCCGTGATGGCCACCTACGCCAAGGAGATCGGCGCGGAAGGCATCTTCGAGAAGATCAACGTCGTCTGA
- a CDS encoding TRAP transporter small permease — MSEMPVPSTPSLWRRVTAAYAKLLEFLLAACVGILVIPVTLQIISRYTPFIPSYIWTEEMARFLFIWTIMIGAMVGVREAQHFEVDVWPEMSRRPEAAVRILARLGVLALALVFVSAGLEFTRFAWNRTSELADLPLWLIHVAWPVTGVTWIVFAGEQIIDEMRVLVGAGR, encoded by the coding sequence ATGTCTGAAATGCCTGTCCCGTCCACACCGTCGCTGTGGCGTCGCGTCACGGCGGCCTATGCGAAACTGCTGGAATTCCTGCTGGCCGCCTGCGTCGGCATCCTCGTCATTCCGGTCACGCTGCAAATCATCTCACGCTACACACCCTTCATCCCGTCCTACATCTGGACGGAGGAAATGGCCCGCTTCCTGTTCATCTGGACGATCATGATCGGTGCCATGGTCGGCGTGCGCGAAGCGCAGCATTTCGAGGTTGATGTGTGGCCTGAGATGTCGCGACGGCCGGAGGCGGCGGTACGGATCCTCGCACGTCTCGGCGTGCTGGCGCTGGCGCTGGTGTTCGTCTCGGCCGGTCTCGAGTTCACCCGCTTTGCCTGGAACAGAACGTCTGAGTTGGCCGATCTGCCGCTTTGGCTGATCCACGTCGCCTGGCCGGTGACAGGCGTCACGTGGATCGTCTTCGCGGGTGAACAGATCATCGATGAAATGCGCGTTCTGGTTGGGGCGGGGCGATGA
- a CDS encoding TRAP transporter large permease, whose amino-acid sequence MSGNVLSAGQAAMVLFGVFVGLLVVRVPVAFALGLACVPILLIEPRLSLMMLAQETFNAYNSFILLAVPFFLLTANLMSIGGITDRLVALSRSMVGHWPGSLAQINVVLSVFFAGISGSSTADAASQSKIFIDAQTKEGYDLSFSIAITAVSAVLAVVIPPSILMIVWGGLISTSIAAMYLAGIVPGLLIAGAQMATVHIYAVRRGYPTYPKASWIEMRCAIWRSIPALMTPFIIVGGILLGWFTATESACVAVLYSVALSAFFYRETGLRELYKALLDTGRLAGVALFCVGTASAFGWLLAYYKIPQELLANVSTWGMGAVAAGFFISFCFLVVGCFLDAIPAIIIVGTVLEPLAKSVDLHPVQFAIISIVSLAFGLVTPPYGLCLMIACSIAGVRLRYALKDTVIMLIPMLLVLAAVIVWPSVSLFLPRLIVPEMLK is encoded by the coding sequence ATGAGCGGCAATGTACTCTCTGCCGGACAGGCCGCGATGGTGCTGTTCGGGGTTTTCGTCGGCCTGCTGGTCGTCCGCGTCCCGGTCGCCTTCGCGCTCGGCCTTGCCTGTGTGCCGATCCTGCTGATCGAGCCGCGCCTGTCGCTGATGATGCTCGCGCAGGAAACCTTCAATGCCTACAATTCATTCATCCTGCTGGCGGTGCCGTTCTTCCTGCTCACCGCCAATCTGATGAGCATCGGCGGCATCACCGACCGGCTGGTGGCGTTGTCGCGCTCGATGGTCGGGCACTGGCCTGGATCGCTGGCGCAGATCAACGTCGTGCTGTCGGTGTTCTTTGCGGGCATCTCGGGCTCCTCCACCGCCGATGCGGCGAGCCAGTCCAAGATCTTCATCGATGCGCAGACCAAGGAGGGCTACGACCTCTCGTTCTCCATCGCCATCACCGCGGTTTCTGCGGTGCTTGCCGTCGTCATCCCGCCGTCGATCCTGATGATCGTGTGGGGCGGGCTGATCTCGACCTCGATCGCCGCGATGTATCTGGCCGGCATCGTGCCGGGCCTGCTGATCGCGGGCGCGCAGATGGCGACGGTGCACATCTATGCGGTGCGCCGCGGCTACCCGACCTATCCGAAAGCGTCCTGGATCGAGATGCGATGCGCCATCTGGCGGTCGATACCGGCGCTGATGACGCCGTTCATCATCGTTGGCGGCATTCTGCTCGGGTGGTTCACCGCGACCGAATCCGCCTGCGTGGCAGTGCTCTATTCCGTCGCGCTCTCGGCGTTCTTCTACCGTGAGACGGGTCTACGCGAATTGTACAAGGCCCTGCTCGACACCGGGCGTCTCGCCGGCGTGGCGCTGTTCTGCGTCGGCACCGCAAGCGCGTTCGGCTGGCTGCTGGCCTACTACAAGATTCCGCAGGAGCTGCTGGCCAACGTCTCGACATGGGGCATGGGCGCCGTCGCGGCCGGCTTCTTCATTTCGTTCTGCTTTCTGGTGGTGGGCTGCTTTCTCGACGCCATCCCGGCGATCATCATCGTCGGCACCGTGCTGGAGCCGCTGGCCAAGTCCGTCGATCTCCATCCGGTGCAGTTTGCGATCATCTCGATCGTCTCGCTGGCGTTCGGGCTGGTGACGCCACCCTACGGCTTATGCCTGATGATCGCCTGCTCGATTGCCGGCGTGCGGCTGCGTTATGCCCTGAAGGACACGGTGATCATGCTGATTCCGATGCTGCTCGTGCTGGCGGCGGTCATCGTCTGGCCCAGCGTGTCGCTGTTCTTGCCGCGTCTGATCGTGCCGGAGATGCTCAAATAA
- a CDS encoding serine hydrolase domain-containing protein yields the protein MLAPTPASPESVGMSKAALDRVDAHLKNRYIDAGRFPGTQLLVYRRGKIAHSSVQGFADIERKVPVKDDTIYRIYSMTKPLTSVAFMMLVEEGLVAIDEPVAKYIPEWKDLGVFVAGTYPAFLTRPPSRPMLIVDLLRHTAGLTYGFQQRSNVDAAYRADKIGEVEKSGTLQTMIEALAKIPLEFSPGEAWNYSVATDVLGYLVGKISGMPFEQFLKQRVLDPLGMTDTDFHVPASKAHRFAACYSADPGGGMTFHAGQRREGLTLQDDPATSSFLTPPSFISGGGGLCSTMADYLTFCRALLNGGELGGVRLIGPKTLALMTSNHIPGGRSLPEVSRSLFSEATYNGIGFGLGFAVTMRPAETLIAGSPGEYNWGGAATTSFWIDPAEELITIFMTQVLPSSAYPLRRELRSMVYAAIAESNL from the coding sequence ATGCTCGCCCCCACCCCCGCCTCGCCCGAATCCGTCGGCATGTCCAAGGCCGCGCTCGACCGCGTCGATGCCCATCTGAAGAACCGGTACATCGATGCCGGCCGGTTCCCGGGCACGCAGCTCCTGGTCTACCGCCGCGGCAAGATCGCCCACAGCTCGGTGCAGGGCTTTGCCGATATCGAGCGCAAGGTGCCGGTCAAGGACGACACCATCTACCGCATCTATTCGATGACCAAGCCGCTCACCAGCGTCGCCTTCATGATGCTGGTCGAGGAAGGTCTCGTCGCGATCGACGAGCCCGTCGCCAAATACATTCCGGAGTGGAAGGATCTCGGCGTGTTCGTCGCCGGCACCTATCCCGCATTCCTGACCCGGCCGCCGTCCCGGCCGATGCTGATCGTCGACCTCTTACGCCACACCGCCGGCCTCACCTACGGCTTCCAGCAGCGCTCCAATGTCGATGCCGCCTATCGCGCGGACAAGATCGGCGAAGTCGAGAAATCGGGCACGCTCCAGACCATGATCGAGGCGCTGGCAAAGATCCCGCTGGAATTCTCGCCGGGCGAAGCCTGGAATTATTCGGTGGCAACCGACGTGCTCGGCTACCTCGTCGGCAAGATCTCGGGGATGCCGTTCGAGCAATTCTTGAAGCAGCGCGTTCTCGATCCGCTCGGCATGACCGACACCGACTTCCACGTGCCGGCCTCGAAGGCACACCGCTTCGCCGCCTGCTATTCCGCCGATCCCGGCGGCGGCATGACCTTCCATGCCGGCCAGCGCCGCGAAGGCCTGACGCTCCAGGACGATCCGGCAACGAGCTCGTTCCTCACCCCGCCCTCCTTCATCTCCGGCGGCGGCGGGCTGTGCTCGACGATGGCCGACTATCTCACCTTCTGCCGCGCGCTGCTCAACGGCGGCGAGCTCGGCGGCGTCAGGCTGATCGGGCCGAAGACGCTGGCGCTGATGACGAGCAACCACATTCCGGGCGGACGTTCGCTTCCGGAGGTGTCGCGCTCGCTGTTCTCCGAAGCCACCTACAACGGCATCGGCTTCGGCCTCGGCTTCGCGGTGACCATGCGCCCGGCGGAGACGCTGATCGCCGGCAGCCCCGGCGAATATAATTGGGGCGGCGCCGCCACGACCTCGTTCTGGATCGATCCGGCCGAGGAGCTGATCACCATCTTCATGACGCAGGTGCTGCCGTCGAGCGCCTATCCGCTCCGCCGCGAGCTGCGCAGCATGGTCTACGCCGCGATCGCCGAGAGCAATCTCTGA
- a CDS encoding intradiol ring-cleavage dioxygenase, whose protein sequence is MTQFNETELTEAVVKSFDQAPNPRAKFLLQELVKSLHDYVSRTGLTFPEWEYAIDFLTRTGHKCTDTRQEFILLSDVLGVSMLVDAVNHRDREGATQTTVLGPFYVGEHKVTAHGTDISPNNQTGERMFVQSRVTDLNGKPLANVPVDVWHADDDGFYDSQKPNYDEVGASARARFITDSDGRFFFRTILPCSYPIPTDGPVGEMIVQTGRHPMRPAHVHFLVNAKGYEPLITHVFMDGDKYLDSDVVFGVKDDLVAKVVPRNDPEMPDGSKASGQWHLMTYEFHLKPGGGMAPKPLGVKAVEPA, encoded by the coding sequence ATGACCCAGTTCAACGAAACCGAACTCACCGAAGCCGTCGTCAAGAGCTTTGACCAGGCACCGAACCCGCGTGCAAAGTTCCTGCTCCAGGAATTGGTGAAGTCGCTGCACGATTACGTGAGCAGGACCGGTCTGACCTTCCCGGAGTGGGAATATGCCATCGATTTCCTGACCCGCACCGGCCACAAATGCACCGATACGCGCCAGGAGTTCATCCTCCTGTCCGACGTGCTCGGCGTCTCAATGCTGGTCGACGCGGTCAATCATCGCGACCGCGAGGGCGCCACCCAGACCACCGTGCTCGGCCCGTTCTATGTCGGCGAGCACAAGGTGACCGCGCACGGCACCGATATCTCGCCGAACAACCAGACCGGCGAGCGGATGTTCGTGCAGAGCCGCGTCACCGATCTCAACGGCAAGCCGCTCGCGAATGTCCCCGTCGACGTCTGGCATGCCGACGACGACGGCTTCTACGATTCCCAGAAGCCGAACTACGACGAGGTCGGCGCCTCGGCGCGGGCGCGTTTCATCACGGACAGCGATGGCCGCTTCTTCTTCCGCACCATCCTGCCATGCAGCTACCCGATCCCGACCGATGGTCCGGTCGGCGAGATGATCGTGCAGACCGGGCGCCATCCGATGCGTCCGGCTCATGTGCACTTCCTGGTCAATGCCAAGGGCTACGAGCCGCTGATCACCCACGTCTTCATGGACGGCGACAAATATCTCGATTCCGACGTGGTGTTCGGGGTCAAGGACGACCTCGTCGCCAAGGTCGTGCCGCGCAATGATCCCGAGATGCCCGACGGCAGCAAGGCGAGCGGGCAGTGGCACCTGATGACCTATGAATTCCACCTCAAGCCGGGCGGCGGCATGGCGCCGAAGCCGCTGGGGGTGAAAGCCGTGGAGCCGGCGTGA